A section of the Heterodontus francisci isolate sHetFra1 chromosome 7, sHetFra1.hap1, whole genome shotgun sequence genome encodes:
- the c7h2orf76 gene encoding UPF0538 protein C2orf76 homolog isoform X3, translating into MSSEKVTITVRLVRSFEHRNFKPVVYHDVNVDQSVKEFLNFLQNDILSKPGLPPPYKKYTYDTLKIIHQAHGAKSNDLVVSLDNDEQLMLNEASTLKEAGVAHETELACFKKEDYEKFKKNPVMIW; encoded by the exons ATGTCTTCTGAAAAAGTGACCATCACAGTTCGCCTGGTTCGCTCCTTTGAACATCGCAATTTCAAACCCGTGGTCTACCATGATGTTAATGTAGATCAGTCTGTAAAGGAATTCCTTAACTTTCTCCAGAATG ATATACTTTCAAAACCTGGACTTCCACCACCATATAAGAAATACACCTATG ATACATTAAAGATTATTCACCAGGCACATGGAGCAAAG TCAAATGATCTTGTAGTGAGTTTGGATAATGATGAGCAACTTATGTTAAATGAGGCAAGCACACTGAAAGAAGCAGGAGTGG CCCATGAAACAGAATTGGCTTGTTTTAAGAAAGAAGATTATGAAAAGTTCAAAAAGAACCCTGTAATGATCTGGTGA
- the c7h2orf76 gene encoding UPF0538 protein C2orf76 homolog isoform X1 has protein sequence MVNILKFHVEQMSSEKVTITVRLVRSFEHRNFKPVVYHDVNVDQSVKEFLNFLQNDILSKPGLPPPYKKYTYDTLKIIHQAHGAKSNDLVVSLDNDEQLMLNEASTLKEAGVAHETELACFKKEDYEKFKKNPVMIW, from the exons GTCAACATATTAAAATTCCACGTAGAGCAAATGTCTTCTGAAAAAGTGACCATCACAGTTCGCCTGGTTCGCTCCTTTGAACATCGCAATTTCAAACCCGTGGTCTACCATGATGTTAATGTAGATCAGTCTGTAAAGGAATTCCTTAACTTTCTCCAGAATG ATATACTTTCAAAACCTGGACTTCCACCACCATATAAGAAATACACCTATG ATACATTAAAGATTATTCACCAGGCACATGGAGCAAAG TCAAATGATCTTGTAGTGAGTTTGGATAATGATGAGCAACTTATGTTAAATGAGGCAAGCACACTGAAAGAAGCAGGAGTGG CCCATGAAACAGAATTGGCTTGTTTTAAGAAAGAAGATTATGAAAAGTTCAAAAAGAACCCTGTAATGATCTGGTGA